The sequence cctatactttcaatgacaGACAAACACGACGAAAAGGTTCTAAAGATTCCTACCTTTGGGTTGCTGGGAAGCAGCTTTTGTTAAATAATTGTGTGCTGTTGTATAGTCTTGCTGGTGATAGCTGGAGACACCAGCTCGGTATAATGCCTTCACATTAAGCGGCTGTATTTTTAGAGCCTGCAGGCTGCATTCATAAACACGATCATATCTTGGAGGTTGATTCTGTAGAAGACatgctaaaatacaaaaaaactcgATAAGAATTGGGAGTATGGCATCATTCACACTTGGAGACTTTATTTCTAAGTTTGATATGGTACCTGCTAAATTATTATAACAATCTGCTTGAAGATTTTTGAGATTTTCCATTTGCTGAGGTGTAAGCTCGGCTGAAGAAGGGAACAGTCCAGGCAGAGGATTAAGTAAACTGGGGTCCACACTCCGAAGCTGGAGAAGGGCACAGTGATACAAACTCACAGCCTCTCGAATGCGGTGTCCAGAGTAGCACGCATTACCCTGAGACTTGAACAAACGTGCCTGTGAGAGACGCTGTTCAACAATTTTATACTaggatgcacaaaaaaaaaaaaaaaaaaaaaaaaagaggggtatATAAATACAATTTACTTACAAGACAGTGAAGTAGATTGCTAGATACATGAAAATGACTAAAAACGTAGTAAAGAGAAGAAAAAACTAAATCACTTGAAACAAACAATCCATAATCCCCAAAATGCCATACATGAAAACACAGAGATTATTGTGGCAGAGTAGCCAATTCTGGTTTT is a genomic window of Dendropsophus ebraccatus isolate aDenEbr1 chromosome 4, aDenEbr1.pat, whole genome shotgun sequence containing:
- the TTC9C gene encoding tetratricopeptide repeat protein 9C isoform X2, giving the protein MAEQYKIVEQRLSQARLFKSQGNACYSGHRIREAVSLYHCALLQLRSVDPSLLNPLPGLFPSSAELTPQQMENLKNLQADCYNNLAACLLQNQPPRYDRVYECSLQALKIQPLNVKALYRAGVSSYHQQDYTTAHNYLTKAASQQPKDINIRRYLRLAESTINASRAKEKQLYQGMFD
- the TTC9C gene encoding tetratricopeptide repeat protein 9C isoform X3; its protein translation is MYKIVEQRLSQARLFKSQGNACYSGHRIREAVSLYHCALLQLRSVDPSLLNPLPGLFPSSAELTPQQMENLKNLQADCYNNLAACLLQNQPPRYDRVYECSLQALKIQPLNVKALYRAGVSSYHQQDYTTAHNYLTKAASQQPKDINIRRYLRLAESTINASRAKEKQLYQGMFD
- the TTC9C gene encoding tetratricopeptide repeat protein 9C isoform X1; its protein translation is MPFRDSFMVFYCSLSHWCLRWAHISTVQYKIVEQRLSQARLFKSQGNACYSGHRIREAVSLYHCALLQLRSVDPSLLNPLPGLFPSSAELTPQQMENLKNLQADCYNNLAACLLQNQPPRYDRVYECSLQALKIQPLNVKALYRAGVSSYHQQDYTTAHNYLTKAASQQPKDINIRRYLRLAESTINASRAKEKQLYQGMFD